One part of the Nostoc sp. PCC 7120 = FACHB-418 genome encodes these proteins:
- a CDS encoding Uma2 family endonuclease: protein MVQTPSKPITLDEFLKLPATEPASEYIEGKIIQKPMPQGKHSAIQGEFVPVINSVVKPQRIARAFPELRCTFVGRSTVPDISVFIWSRIPREENGEIANNFSIAPDWTIEILSPDQSQTKVTKNILHCLKHGTQMGWLIDPDEQTVFVYHPQQETEVFDEPDALIAVPSFASELQLTIQDLFSWLL, encoded by the coding sequence ATGGTACAGACCCCATCCAAACCCATCACATTAGACGAGTTCCTGAAATTACCAGCAACAGAACCCGCCAGTGAATATATAGAAGGTAAGATTATCCAAAAACCTATGCCGCAAGGAAAGCACAGTGCAATTCAAGGCGAATTTGTACCTGTTATTAATAGTGTAGTTAAACCTCAACGTATCGCTCGTGCTTTTCCTGAACTGCGTTGTACATTTGTCGGTCGTTCAACTGTACCTGATATTTCCGTCTTTATTTGGAGTCGGATTCCCCGTGAAGAGAATGGGGAAATTGCTAATAATTTTTCTATTGCTCCCGATTGGACAATTGAAATTTTATCACCTGACCAAAGTCAGACGAAAGTAACCAAAAATATCCTGCATTGTTTGAAACATGGTACTCAAATGGGTTGGTTAATTGACCCCGATGAGCAAACTGTATTTGTTTACCATCCTCAACAAGAAACTGAAGTATTTGATGAGCCAGATGCACTCATAGCTGTACCATCATTTGCGAGTGAACTTCAATTGACTATTCAAGATTTGTTTAGTTGGTTGCTGTAG
- a CDS encoding alpha/beta hydrolase, whose product MQIRFFATNRDRQNLGLNVDRDTRIKLLKFGYHWVDMKKYMAHYLATTDPSTMPPGVIIEDSEETVFNKFLKKEAVKHIIIGTHGYNVPFHGALTSFSILADTLKGALKKHNFTLIADPEEKIDIDNSNQNLIAFVGFSWPSNGKVLDYNSDRTECVQSAPALANLISYIRTKKPDIKIYVIAHSMGSYLVCHMLEQLVNQAFEPTELNEEIKNRLKRKDRGGENTFFVDRYFMLAPDVERREVTKCDLGGSEYTGPFYSGLEHLVQESHVFYSRYDNALKASVVEKDAIRESLQKGFELFTGPDLQKRWESSLGLNPLPALAPNNVYSHNATVLTNRQIDHGDYFDAPAIIDQIANIISEANTSRIPELPWRFSESSDRPLIE is encoded by the coding sequence ATGCAAATACGCTTTTTTGCTACCAACCGCGATCGCCAAAATCTAGGTCTCAATGTTGACCGTGATACACGCATTAAATTACTAAAATTTGGTTATCACTGGGTTGATATGAAAAAATATATGGCTCACTATTTGGCGACTACTGATCCTTCAACTATGCCACCAGGAGTAATTATTGAAGATTCTGAGGAGACTGTATTTAACAAGTTTCTCAAAAAAGAGGCCGTAAAACACATTATCATTGGCACTCATGGTTACAATGTTCCTTTTCATGGGGCATTAACTTCTTTTTCGATTTTGGCAGACACCCTTAAGGGAGCCTTAAAAAAGCATAATTTTACTTTGATTGCTGATCCAGAAGAAAAGATAGATATCGACAACTCCAACCAAAATTTAATCGCTTTTGTCGGATTTTCCTGGCCTTCCAATGGCAAAGTTTTAGATTACAATTCGGATCGTACTGAGTGTGTACAATCTGCCCCAGCCTTAGCTAATCTGATCAGTTATATTCGCACTAAAAAACCTGACATTAAAATCTACGTCATAGCTCACAGTATGGGCAGTTACCTTGTTTGCCATATGTTGGAACAGCTAGTTAACCAAGCCTTTGAGCCAACAGAATTGAATGAGGAGATTAAAAACAGATTAAAACGAAAAGATAGAGGCGGAGAAAATACTTTTTTTGTCGATCGCTATTTTATGTTAGCTCCTGATGTGGAACGTCGGGAAGTGACCAAGTGTGATCTAGGCGGATCTGAATATACAGGCCCGTTTTACTCTGGTCTGGAACACCTGGTTCAAGAAAGTCATGTATTCTACTCTCGCTACGATAATGCACTAAAAGCCTCAGTAGTTGAAAAAGACGCAATTCGTGAGTCATTGCAGAAAGGATTCGAGTTATTCACCGGCCCCGACTTGCAAAAACGTTGGGAGAGCAGCCTTGGTCTCAACCCCTTACCAGCTTTAGCTCCCAATAATGTCTACAGTCATAATGCAACAGTGTTGACTAATCGACAAATCGACCATGGAGACTATTTCGATGCTCCCGCAATCATAGATCAAATCGCCAATATCATATCTGAAGCAAATACTAGTCGCATTCCTGAGCTTCCCTGGCGTTTTTCTGAGTCAAGCGATCGCCCTCTAATAGAGTAA
- a CDS encoding DUF4145 domain-containing protein has protein sequence MSTVGIFGGRGTSEESHLQNARCQYMVLDEVDVAITNEYRRFKFLIFPSRLFTFARICANAINNNIAFPTCMERFLERGGRILFCPPSQLPTDYWYHEERTCLLINWLPVGTLKLHQGSRRKQTVSIQVQQPDHPICNDLTGKEKVDLYSYFSFEGILNAEVLISSRRGTPLITTIPFGAGFVLVSAIDLPFLHPDFPSSDATSLFHNILHWGQEVPSIAVTFNSLVTRVLTHVGSHEAHLMERADQAILACRYSEACDYAFRAFERILRFKAGSTKTLNDAIDQLFPKTSSQNSFCHGVRITRNASAHGTRLPEEVTIEETECLFSSIKFILSGLLADP, from the coding sequence ATGAGTACTGTTGGAATTTTTGGGGGAAGAGGTACTTCAGAAGAAAGCCATCTTCAGAATGCTAGATGCCAATATATGGTTCTTGATGAGGTAGATGTTGCAATAACGAATGAATACCGTCGCTTTAAATTTCTCATTTTTCCATCACGATTATTTACATTTGCTAGGATATGTGCTAATGCAATTAATAATAATATAGCTTTTCCAACTTGCATGGAGCGATTTTTGGAACGTGGAGGACGCATCCTTTTTTGTCCTCCATCTCAACTACCAACTGACTATTGGTACCATGAAGAACGTACTTGCTTACTAATAAACTGGTTACCAGTTGGAACTTTAAAGTTACATCAAGGCTCTAGACGTAAACAAACAGTCTCTATTCAAGTACAACAGCCCGATCACCCTATTTGTAACGACCTTACGGGCAAAGAGAAAGTTGATCTGTATAGTTACTTTTCATTTGAGGGAATATTGAACGCTGAGGTGCTTATTTCGAGCAGAAGAGGTACACCTTTAATCACCACAATACCATTTGGTGCAGGATTTGTTCTTGTTAGTGCTATAGACTTGCCCTTTCTCCACCCAGATTTTCCTAGTAGTGATGCTACAAGCCTATTTCATAACATTCTTCATTGGGGTCAAGAAGTTCCTAGTATAGCCGTCACTTTTAATTCATTAGTAACGCGTGTCTTAACTCATGTAGGGAGTCATGAAGCTCACCTTATGGAAAGGGCGGATCAAGCAATATTAGCATGTCGGTATAGCGAAGCTTGCGACTACGCATTCAGAGCATTCGAGAGAATTTTACGTTTTAAGGCTGGAAGTACAAAAACATTAAATGACGCTATTGATCAACTTTTTCCAAAAACAAGTTCACAAAATAGTTTTTGTCATGGAGTAAGAATTACACGTAATGCATCCGCTCATGGTACTCGTTTACCAGAGGAAGTTACTATTGAGGAAACTGAATGTTTATTCAGTTCAATAAAATTTATTCTTTCTGGATTGTTAGCAGATCCGTAG